From Pontibacillus yanchengensis:
TAATGCTGGCACATCACTTAAATCTACCTTAAGAAATCCAGGTAAAAGTGGTAAAGGAAAATCTAGTAGCATTAGTAACAGTGAAATTGTGCTCATTAACGATAACGTAATGAGCTTCAAAAGCTTTGATGAGCGCCCTTTGCTTGGTTGCATCATCGATCTCCTCCTTCATCTCTTTCTACCGATTCACATCCCAGATGAAGGTGAGCGAACAGTACCTATTTGATTAAAGTCCATCAAAAAAACCCTCAAGCCATGTTTCATTGACTTCAGGGTTCGTTAAAAAAGACCATAGGCAAATAAAGGTATAAAAATACCTACTTTTCGCTCTACATCTTCTCCCATCCAGACTGTAACTGTCGGTCCCGGATTCTCACCAGGTCCACCGCTCGGCCAAAAAAGGCCTCCCGGGTCACGGACTTAGAACACCAAGTGGGTTCCTCACCGTCGGTCGGGAATTTCACCCTGCCCCGAAGATGGAATCGTTATTTAGTTGAATACTATTCTCATTATAATCAAAAAGAATCAATTTGAACAGCAAAATGTTTTAATTGCCATAAATAGTGTGTATTAGTCTTCCAATGGATTTAAACTTTCCTTTCCTGTCATGCCACTGATCATTTGCACTAGTAAGTCAATTTCTTCCTCCATATCTTGAACACTAGCTGTTTCCACAGGAGAGTGCATGTAACGTAAAGGTAGAGATACTAAACTAACAGGAACACCACGTCCAGTTAAGCGCATTTTGTCTGCGTCTGTCCCTGTCATCCGTGGCGTTAATTCATATTGTACGTTCATATCTAGAGAACGTGCAGCGTTTTCCAATAATCGATTGATTTTCAGATTGATTGGAGCTCCTTTTGCCAACACAGGTCCATGGTCTAAGCGGACATCCCCATATTTATTTTTATTCACATGTGGATAATCCGTAGCGAAGGTAACATCTACTGCAATTGCCATTGAAGGTTCTAAGCCAGCTGCTGCAAAATAAGCTCCACCCATGTTCGTTTCCTCATTCACAGTACTAGCCGCATAGACACCTATATTAATATTTTTTTCAGATAGGCGACGTAATACTTCCGCCACGATAAATGCTCCTGTTCGATTGTCTAATCCCCTACCAGAAATATAGCGATCCATTAATAGTTCTGGCTCTCGTTTATAGACAGCTAAATCCCCAATTTGCACAAATTTTTCTATTTCTTCTTTTGACTTCGCTCCACAATCAATAAATAAATCATCTAACCCAAAGTCACCTTTTAGACCACCATGGTGTTGAGCATTGACTCCAACTACACCAGTAATCGAGCGACCTTGTCCAAGCACAGTAACTTTCATACCTACTGCAGCTTTAGGGTTAATGCCCCCCATTTTATCAAAGTGAAGAAAACCATGGTCATCAATGCGATTAATGACTAGAGCAATTTCATCACAATGTCCAGCCAATAAAATTTTAAAGTCGGCATCTGGATTAAGTACACCAATAACATTACCAGCATTATCAGTACGAATCTCATCAGCAAACGGTTTAATGTATTCCATCCATTTCTTCTGGATGCCCATCTCCATACTTGATGGAGATGCTGTTGTTAATAATTCAAATAAAAAATCTTTTTGTGTATTTTCCATTAGTCAAGTTCCTCCTTAGTATGTATCTCTATATAATCTTACCAATTTCAATTATGAATCACCAAGAATCATGGTTTATATGTAGATTTTTGTTAAAGTTTGGAAACTTAATCAAAAGGGGAAAATAAAATTAGAATGAATGTGACTATATATATAATGTTGCTCAATTAAAAGGAGCGTTATTATGCAGCATCTATATAACGCACCAACATTGAATCGAACGTACATCTTATCTAGACAATAAAAAACATGTAACCCACAGTTCCTAGGTTACATGCACGTTTTATTCTCTGCTTGGTTCGATATGATCCTTCGGCAGCCAGCCTTCTTCGCTTGATGATATCAATCGTCCTCTTATCCACCCATTTAATTCTTCTATTAACTGAAATTTATCTCCGACTTTCACATTTAATTCTTTCGCGACATAATCTCTCATTAACACGCCTTGGTTTTCTTTATATTTATATATAATTTGCTCTGGTACCCATCCCTCGAGGTTTGTCTCTTCAATATAGCAATAAATCCAACGTTCCCACCCTTCAGGTCCACTCAAGCGATCACTAAACGAAACACGATCCCCTATTTTTAGCTGTATAGGTTCTTGTTGGCTGCTTTGATGCTCTTTTATAACCTCAAAAATCATGATTGATACCCCTTTTCCATTACAAGCTAATTCATTTATCCCATTTGTAACGGCAAACCTATTCTACCTAATTCTAACGGGTAATTGTAGCATTAAGATTAAAAACAAACATATCTTTAGAAAACTATAACAATACACACATAAATGTAACAAATTAACAAAAGCAAATACATTCATTTGTTTATCTTTGTTTGCTAATAAATCATTACAGCATCTATTAAAGACTAATATAATATAAAAAAA
This genomic window contains:
- a CDS encoding M20/M25/M40 family metallo-hydrolase; this translates as MENTQKDFLFELLTTASPSSMEMGIQKKWMEYIKPFADEIRTDNAGNVIGVLNPDADFKILLAGHCDEIALVINRIDDHGFLHFDKMGGINPKAAVGMKVTVLGQGRSITGVVGVNAQHHGGLKGDFGLDDLFIDCGAKSKEEIEKFVQIGDLAVYKREPELLMDRYISGRGLDNRTGAFIVAEVLRRLSEKNINIGVYAASTVNEETNMGGAYFAAAGLEPSMAIAVDVTFATDYPHVNKNKYGDVRLDHGPVLAKGAPINLKINRLLENAARSLDMNVQYELTPRMTGTDADKMRLTGRGVPVSLVSLPLRYMHSPVETASVQDMEEEIDLLVQMISGMTGKESLNPLED
- a CDS encoding SH3 domain-containing protein, giving the protein MIFEVIKEHQSSQQEPIQLKIGDRVSFSDRLSGPEGWERWIYCYIEETNLEGWVPEQIIYKYKENQGVLMRDYVAKELNVKVGDKFQLIEELNGWIRGRLISSSEEGWLPKDHIEPSRE